In the genome of Streptomyces collinus, one region contains:
- a CDS encoding STAS domain-containing protein, which yields MTLPQLNIYRHDRDRRALVTLAGVIDPATAPQVHAALERCLQDGIALIDVDLTTVDRCDSSGLRVFLDVSRHAAETHASLRLHHPSPQTERLLTDTGSDRLLRATRPGGARPQRAGRRGDRHTERAAR from the coding sequence ATGACTCTTCCGCAGCTGAACATCTACCGGCACGACCGGGACAGGCGGGCACTGGTCACCCTGGCCGGTGTGATCGACCCCGCCACCGCGCCCCAGGTGCACGCCGCTCTGGAGCGGTGCCTGCAGGACGGCATCGCCCTCATCGACGTCGATCTGACCACCGTCGACCGCTGTGACAGCAGCGGCCTGCGCGTCTTCCTCGACGTGTCACGGCACGCCGCCGAGACCCACGCGTCCTTGCGGCTGCACCACCCCTCCCCGCAGACCGAGCGACTGCTCACGGACACGGGCTCCGACCGTCTGCTCCGTGCGACGAGACCGGGAGGGGCGCGGCCTCAGCGGGCCGGGCGCCGAGGAGATCGCCACACGGAGCGGGCCGCCAGGTAG
- the amaP gene encoding alkaline shock response membrane anchor protein AmaP, giving the protein MLRTVNRVLLGLLGLGLFALGGAVLLGGLDLPRRWDFGMPGWWPFRGPDDVVLGTEGRTRWREEGWWWPTVIAVLAVLLVLLLWWLLAQRRRHLGGVLVDSGDGAAARLDGGTLEDVIEEEAQALDGVSGAHVRLTGRSSAPAARVRLLLEPHANPARTLGRLSRETLANARDSAGLDRLPSKVRLKEVRHHARRVG; this is encoded by the coding sequence ATGCTCAGGACAGTGAACCGGGTGCTGCTGGGGCTTCTCGGCCTTGGACTGTTCGCCCTGGGCGGCGCCGTGCTGCTGGGCGGGCTGGACCTGCCGCGCCGCTGGGACTTCGGCATGCCGGGCTGGTGGCCCTTCCGCGGGCCGGACGACGTGGTGCTGGGCACCGAGGGACGCACCCGGTGGCGGGAGGAAGGCTGGTGGTGGCCGACCGTCATCGCGGTGCTCGCGGTGCTGCTGGTCCTGCTGCTGTGGTGGCTCCTCGCACAGCGCAGGCGCCACCTGGGCGGCGTCCTCGTCGACAGCGGGGACGGGGCGGCGGCCCGGCTCGACGGCGGCACACTGGAGGACGTGATCGAGGAAGAGGCACAGGCCCTGGACGGGGTCTCGGGGGCGCATGTACGGCTGACGGGCCGAAGCTCCGCTCCGGCTGCGCGCGTGCGGCTGTTGCTGGAGCCTCATGCGAATCCAGCGCGGACTCTGGGACGACTAAGCCGGGAAACACTCGCGAACGCGCGGGACTCGGCCGGCCTGGACCGCCTCCCCTCGAAGGTCCGACTCAAGGAAGTCCGCCACCACGCACGACGCGTCGGCTGA
- a CDS encoding DUF6286 domain-containing protein → MSANTWRQPTGDSDLPPEPGQAAPSADGTGAGGAKTAATGEPGRSARRFWSTRRIPAALVALLSAAAIGLLLYDVVSVRAGRSAMRWRRRLAEELATRPLDDVWMIVGAAVAMALGLWLFLLAVTPGLRRLLPMRQSTGIPGTGEVRAGLDRRAAALVLRDRAVQVPGVQSARVAVGRRKVKALARAHFRDLAEVRADLDATLGEAATSLGLAWQPALTVRVRRPKKG, encoded by the coding sequence ATGAGCGCGAACACTTGGCGGCAGCCCACCGGTGACAGCGACCTTCCCCCCGAACCCGGACAGGCAGCTCCGTCCGCCGACGGCACCGGGGCGGGCGGGGCCAAGACGGCGGCGACCGGTGAACCAGGCCGGTCGGCGCGCCGTTTCTGGTCAACGCGGCGGATTCCCGCGGCCTTGGTGGCCCTGCTGTCCGCCGCGGCCATCGGATTGCTCCTGTACGACGTGGTCTCGGTCCGGGCAGGTCGGTCTGCGATGCGCTGGCGGCGGCGGCTTGCTGAGGAACTGGCCACACGGCCACTGGATGACGTCTGGATGATCGTCGGGGCCGCAGTGGCGATGGCCCTCGGCCTGTGGCTTTTCCTGCTGGCGGTGACGCCGGGACTGCGCAGGCTGCTGCCCATGCGGCAGTCCACCGGTATCCCCGGGACAGGGGAGGTCCGCGCCGGGCTCGACCGCCGCGCGGCCGCCCTGGTTCTGCGCGACCGGGCCGTGCAGGTGCCCGGTGTCCAGTCGGCACGGGTCGCTGTCGGCCGCCGGAAGGTCAAAGCCCTGGCGCGCGCCCATTTCCGCGATCTCGCGGAGGTCCGCGCGGACCTGGACGCCACGCTGGGCGAAGCCGCGACGTCCTTGGGTCTCGCCTGGCAACCCGCGCTGACCGTGCGCGTCCGGCGTCCGAAGAAGGGCTGA
- a CDS encoding Asp23/Gls24 family envelope stress response protein, with protein MTGEANLRPGIPRGERGAITIADRVVAKIASHVARVALSRFTDSVDHVPPGRRTPRVTTSVRRAPERDTAGRDAESADGQQAALGEARMRITVELGYPSDIGAQCAAVRREVTDRLRTWAGMEVSDLAVSVERLHSAHTRHTDQERVR; from the coding sequence GTGACCGGTGAAGCCAATCTGCGTCCGGGCATTCCCCGTGGGGAGCGCGGTGCGATCACCATCGCCGACCGGGTCGTTGCGAAGATCGCTTCCCACGTGGCGCGCGTGGCGCTGAGCCGGTTCACCGACTCGGTCGACCACGTACCCCCCGGCCGCCGGACGCCACGCGTGACCACTTCCGTGCGGCGGGCACCGGAGCGGGATACCGCAGGACGAGACGCCGAGTCCGCCGACGGACAGCAGGCGGCGCTCGGCGAGGCACGGATGCGCATCACCGTCGAGCTCGGCTATCCGTCCGACATCGGGGCGCAGTGCGCCGCCGTGCGCCGGGAGGTTACCGACCGGCTCAGGACATGGGCCGGCATGGAGGTGTCCGACCTTGCGGTGTCGGTCGAGAGGCTGCACTCGGCGCATACGCGCCACACGGACCAGGAGAGGGTGAGATGA
- a CDS encoding Asp23/Gls24 family envelope stress response protein produces MTEITGAGRSGAPASRGRTTVADVVVEKIAGMAARDVRGVYALGSGFARSMGSMRERMPGAGSGRSATRGVSVEVGEKQAAIDLEIVVDYGVSITDVAGEVRENVISAVERMAGREVVEVNIMVSDVKLPDEEDEGEERQRIQ; encoded by the coding sequence ATGACCGAGATCACCGGCGCAGGGCGCAGTGGCGCTCCCGCTTCTCGTGGCCGGACGACGGTCGCCGATGTGGTGGTGGAGAAGATCGCCGGAATGGCAGCACGGGACGTGCGCGGCGTCTATGCCCTGGGCAGCGGATTCGCGCGCTCAATGGGATCCATGCGGGAGCGGATGCCCGGTGCCGGCAGTGGCAGGTCCGCCACGCGTGGGGTCAGTGTCGAGGTCGGCGAGAAGCAGGCGGCCATCGATCTGGAGATCGTCGTCGACTACGGCGTCTCCATCACGGACGTGGCCGGTGAGGTGCGCGAGAACGTGATTTCCGCAGTGGAGCGGATGGCGGGCCGGGAAGTCGTGGAAGTCAACATCATGGTCAGCGATGTGAAGCTCCCCGACGAGGAGGACGAAGGGGAAGAGCGGCAGCGGATCCAGTAG
- a CDS encoding fatty acid desaturase family protein has translation MSSNTTVRPPPPPSEASGSDFARLSRKIAAAGLLERRPGYYALRTTVVAGLYVSGWATVALIGDSWWTLAVAAFLAVVFGQVALLAHDAAHRQVFRRRRASEVSGRIAGAGIGMGYGWWQDKHTRHHANPNHQELDPDLDPDLLVWSQDQARAAKGLPRLIGRWQAFLFFPLLTLEGFNLHVSSVKALANRSLKHRTLDGVLLFAHFVLYLTVLLWLLPPGMAIAFLAVHQCLFGVYLGALFAPNHKGMPILTGEDRPDFLRRQVLTSRNVRGGRLTDIALGGLNHQIEHHLFPSMPSPNLRRARTIVRRHCQELGVDYVETGLVASYRLALASLHRAGAPLRHARVPV, from the coding sequence ATGAGCAGTAACACCACAGTTCGGCCCCCGCCCCCGCCCTCGGAGGCGTCCGGCAGTGACTTCGCCCGCCTGTCGAGAAAGATCGCCGCCGCCGGGCTGCTGGAGCGCCGTCCCGGCTACTACGCGCTGCGGACCACGGTGGTGGCCGGGCTCTACGTCAGTGGGTGGGCCACCGTCGCGCTCATCGGCGACAGTTGGTGGACTCTGGCGGTCGCCGCCTTCCTTGCCGTCGTCTTCGGCCAAGTCGCCCTGCTCGCCCATGACGCGGCGCACCGCCAGGTGTTCCGCCGACGCCGGGCCAGCGAGGTGTCCGGACGGATCGCCGGTGCCGGTATCGGGATGGGCTACGGCTGGTGGCAGGACAAGCACACCCGCCACCACGCCAACCCCAACCACCAGGAACTCGACCCCGACCTCGACCCCGACCTGCTGGTCTGGTCCCAGGACCAGGCGCGGGCCGCCAAGGGGCTCCCCCGCCTGATCGGCCGCTGGCAGGCGTTCCTGTTCTTCCCGCTCCTCACCCTGGAGGGCTTCAACCTGCACGTGTCGAGCGTGAAGGCACTGGCCAATCGTTCGCTCAAGCACCGCACGCTGGACGGCGTCCTGCTGTTCGCGCACTTCGTGCTCTACCTGACCGTGCTGCTGTGGCTGCTGCCGCCCGGCATGGCGATCGCCTTCCTCGCCGTCCACCAGTGCCTGTTCGGCGTATACCTGGGCGCCCTCTTCGCGCCCAACCACAAGGGCATGCCGATCCTGACAGGCGAGGACCGCCCGGACTTCCTACGTCGCCAGGTGCTCACCTCACGCAACGTGCGCGGCGGCAGGCTCACCGACATCGCACTGGGCGGGCTGAACCACCAGATCGAGCACCACCTGTTCCCCAGCATGCCCAGCCCCAACCTGCGCAGGGCCCGGACCATCGTGCGGCGCCACTGCCAGGAACTGGGTGTGGACTACGTGGAGACCGGGTTGGTCGCCTCCTACCGGTTGGCCCTCGCCAGTCTCCACCGGGCCGGAGCACCGCTCCGGCACGCACGTGTCCCCGTCTGA
- the tgmC gene encoding ATP-grasp peptide maturase system methyltransferase, with protein MTVMDSAAHRRTLAGRLSGGGFLRTPPWRAAVESVPRHEFLRGGFFDQVEGSAPTAWRPVLPDTAGWLERCYADESLVTQIAGTIVPGDIRGEILRTPTSSSTMPSLVVRMLEELQVDAGNRVLEIGTGTGYSTGLLCHRLGEDLVTSVEVDAEVSSRASAALGSCNYFPELVVGDGLAGHKDGAPYDRLVATCGVLEVPHAWIEQTAPGGVILATLCGWLYASELARLTVGEDGVARGRLLGGQISFMLARPQLPPLLGMLPDLDDGEERETATGADVLNNWTARFVTQLAVPGAQRLTMERNGRTEDVLVDVGSGSWAAVHEDGGRWLVRQGGPERLWDRVEEQLGRWYAAGAPELEEFTVTVTPEGQTVRW; from the coding sequence ATGACCGTCATGGATTCCGCAGCCCATCGCCGTACGCTGGCCGGTCGACTCTCCGGTGGTGGCTTCCTGCGTACCCCGCCGTGGCGCGCGGCTGTCGAAAGCGTGCCCCGCCATGAGTTTCTGCGCGGCGGTTTCTTCGATCAGGTCGAAGGCTCCGCACCGACCGCCTGGCGGCCTGTCTTGCCCGACACGGCCGGCTGGCTGGAGCGCTGCTATGCGGATGAGTCTCTGGTCACCCAGATCGCCGGGACTATCGTGCCAGGCGACATCCGCGGTGAGATCCTGCGCACCCCCACGTCGTCCAGCACCATGCCGAGCCTGGTCGTGCGGATGCTGGAGGAGCTCCAGGTCGACGCCGGCAACCGGGTGCTTGAGATCGGCACCGGCACCGGCTACTCGACCGGGCTGCTGTGTCACCGACTTGGTGAAGACTTGGTGACGTCGGTGGAGGTGGACGCGGAGGTGTCCAGCAGGGCGAGTGCTGCCCTGGGTTCCTGCAACTACTTCCCCGAGTTGGTCGTCGGTGACGGCCTCGCCGGGCACAAGGACGGGGCCCCGTACGACCGGCTGGTCGCCACCTGCGGGGTGCTGGAGGTGCCTCACGCCTGGATCGAGCAGACCGCACCGGGCGGAGTCATCCTGGCCACCCTGTGCGGGTGGCTGTATGCCTCGGAGTTGGCCCGGCTCACTGTCGGCGAAGACGGAGTGGCCCGGGGCAGACTGCTCGGAGGGCAGATCTCCTTCATGCTCGCCCGGCCGCAGCTGCCGCCCCTGCTCGGCATGCTCCCCGACCTCGACGACGGCGAGGAACGCGAGACCGCCACCGGTGCAGACGTGCTGAACAACTGGACCGCACGCTTCGTCACGCAGCTCGCCGTGCCGGGTGCCCAACGGCTGACGATGGAACGGAACGGACGCACCGAGGACGTCCTGGTCGACGTCGGCTCCGGTTCGTGGGCCGCGGTGCACGAGGACGGCGGTCGATGGCTGGTCCGACAGGGCGGGCCGGAGCGGCTGTGGGACCGCGTGGAAGAACAGCTCGGCCGCTGGTACGCCGCCGGTGCACCGGAGCTGGAAGAGTTCACCGTCACCGTTACCCCGGAGGGCCAGACCGTCCGCTGGTAA
- the tgmA gene encoding putative ATP-grasp-modified RiPP — protein sequence MFAHSDRLPTGTPLSSGAATPSPWGVRRMAPYPAMASDCARVELDRTTQTARYFDADGHVLEMGKHGTSSGTNPATNTGNPSDGSGGGGSGGGDQDTGNDTDQ from the coding sequence TTGTTCGCTCACTCCGATCGGCTCCCCACCGGGACGCCTCTGTCGTCCGGAGCGGCCACGCCGTCCCCTTGGGGCGTGCGGCGCATGGCTCCGTATCCGGCGATGGCGTCGGACTGCGCCCGCGTCGAGCTCGACCGAACCACCCAGACAGCTCGCTACTTCGACGCCGACGGCCATGTGCTGGAGATGGGGAAGCACGGCACCAGCAGTGGCACGAACCCGGCGACCAACACCGGTAACCCGTCGGACGGCTCCGGCGGCGGTGGCAGCGGCGGCGGTGACCAGGACACCGGGAACGACACCGACCAGTGA
- a CDS encoding NUDIX hydrolase has protein sequence MFRLPLDTFPEWGIRVHLWPPAGKRRTDSDPFIVHSHGWDLLTRSVVGCVRHAMYDVDDGATAVWYDSFTVESSPGTGVSVLSPEGRSTSVRMVSEWDATPQESPLHIPAGRFHTTTGPHEAVWDSWSVTLVATEHVASNDSRVLGPSKGNAVVNERAAITDPGVPLSVVDHAYEQRVNGSNQWTSFVFLIDSGRILLARTRRYPRYWHPVGGQMESWDDTPLDTARREVREELGIDLDAGEMISIGCLPRDEGPGKIHAWVCVGAFPARPEVQEEEIHEVRWTTLEEALRADSLAASHGFLTTISDRRREFGLET, from the coding sequence GTGTTCCGCCTGCCTTTGGACACGTTCCCGGAGTGGGGCATCCGCGTGCATCTGTGGCCGCCCGCCGGAAAACGGAGAACGGACTCCGACCCCTTCATCGTGCACAGCCACGGCTGGGATCTGCTGACACGTTCCGTCGTGGGCTGTGTCCGGCACGCGATGTACGACGTGGATGACGGCGCGACGGCTGTCTGGTACGACTCGTTCACCGTCGAAAGCTCGCCCGGAACCGGAGTCAGCGTTCTCTCGCCGGAAGGAAGGTCCACGAGTGTCCGCATGGTGTCGGAATGGGACGCCACACCGCAGGAGAGCCCGCTCCACATTCCTGCCGGGAGGTTCCACACCACGACAGGCCCGCATGAAGCCGTATGGGATTCCTGGTCCGTGACCCTGGTCGCCACCGAGCACGTGGCCAGCAACGACTCAAGAGTGCTCGGCCCCTCCAAAGGCAATGCCGTGGTCAACGAACGAGCCGCGATCACGGATCCCGGTGTTCCGCTCTCTGTGGTCGACCACGCGTACGAGCAACGGGTCAATGGATCCAACCAGTGGACGTCTTTTGTCTTCCTGATCGACTCGGGAAGGATCCTGCTCGCGCGGACTCGCCGCTATCCCAGGTACTGGCATCCCGTCGGGGGCCAGATGGAGTCCTGGGACGACACGCCCTTGGACACCGCTCGCCGCGAGGTGCGTGAAGAGCTGGGCATTGACTTGGACGCGGGGGAGATGATCTCGATCGGGTGCCTCCCCAGGGACGAAGGGCCCGGGAAGATCCACGCATGGGTCTGCGTCGGAGCCTTTCCCGCGCGTCCCGAAGTCCAGGAGGAGGAGATCCACGAGGTCCGGTGGACGACGCTGGAGGAAGCCCTTCGCGCGGACTCCCTGGCCGCGTCGCACGGCTTCCTCACCACCATCTCGGACCGGCGGCGCGAGTTCGGCCTGGAGACCTGA